The following proteins are co-located in the Primulina tabacum isolate GXHZ01 chromosome 11, ASM2559414v2, whole genome shotgun sequence genome:
- the LOC142519932 gene encoding uncharacterized protein LOC142519932, with amino-acid sequence MADEKHISRGSNSRSKKDKLKKVPQRGLGVAQLEKMRLEEQEKKDSVEISNFRPPFPPSPNSIPLPSPSQTNLASPNALFRHTPLVSNSETTHQSSASKAILSPRYGDWSGFSNGEFNLEGESRMLDSHGLAFQPRVNVSYNTDASVLPLPSVPQRSHQSHQLPSSSLTANPSPSSVLSYRMELPSNQIFRSNNYIPLYPEEDKMVGMKRAYPFSLETPPAPSFNRNFHSTYSASISKSEELISCSNRYTIHLEPRNKYIREGPSNSSPLHERNHNEVNTDTGMLNGNFLSLAPPMAVPLPVNSNSKRALSYSSQEHSKSQIQGSGLVEQSSFNFFPVKLPNNQPTTKDETIDLNLKL; translated from the exons ATGGCTGATGAAAAACATATTTCAAGGGGTAGTAATAGTAGATCAAAAAAAGACAAGCTAAAGAAAGTTCCCCAGAGAGGATTAGGTGTTGCCCAGCTTGAGAAGATGAGATTGGAGGAGCAAGAGAAGAAGGATAGCGTTGAAATCTCCAATTTCAGGCCACCTTTTCCCCCTTCTCCAAATTCAATTCCTTTGCCGTCACCATCGCAAACTAATCTCGCTTCACCAAATGCATTGTTTAGGCATACACCATTAGTCTCCAATAGTGAAACTACTCATCAAAGTTCAGCATCCAAAGCGATTTTGAGTCCTCGATATGGTGATTGGTCAGGTTTTTCGAACGGTGAGTTCAATCTTGAAGGAGAAAGTCGAATGTTAGATAGTCATGGATTGGCATTTCAGCCTCGAGTGAAtgtatcatataatacagatgcCTCAGTTTTACCTCTTCCTAGCGTTCCTCAGAGATCACACCAATCACATCAACttccttcttcttctttgact GCCAATCCATCGCCATCATCTGTGTTAAGTTACCGGATGGAGCTCCCTTCAAACCAAATTTTTCGAAGTAACAATTATATACCCTTGTATCCAGAAGAAGATAAG ATGGTTGGCATGAAGAGGGCCTACCCCTTTTCTCTAGAAACTCCACCGGCCCCTTCCTTCAATCGAAATTTTCATTCTACCTATTCTGCTTCCATATCTAAATCGGAAGAATTAATTTCATGTAGCAACAGATATACAATTCATCTGGAACCAAGAAACAAATACATCAG AGAAGGCCCTTCAAACTCGAGTCCCCTGCATGAAAGAAACCACAATGAAGTAAACACAGATACCGGAATGCTGAATGGAAATTTTCTATCACTGGCTCCTCCAATGGCCGTTCCTCTGCCTGTTAACTCAAATTCCAAGCGTGCTCTAAGTTATTCAAGTCAG GAACATTCCAAGAGTCAAATCCAGGGGAGTGGATTAGTTGAACAGTCTTCTTTCAACTTCTTCCCCGTCAAGTTGCCTAACAACCAGCCTACCACCAAGGACGAAACAATTGATCTCAATCTAAAGCTGTAA
- the LOC142517642 gene encoding LOW QUALITY PROTEIN: transcription factor TCP4-like (The sequence of the model RefSeq protein was modified relative to this genomic sequence to represent the inferred CDS: inserted 1 base in 1 codon): MEERNHHHQTSSRLGPRNPGGEIVEVQGGHIVRSIGRKDRHSKVCTAKGPRDRRVRLAAHTAIQFYDVQDRLGYDRPSKAVDWLIKKAKASIDELAQLPAWDPITTSAPNTTFEQDESQETLKEDXEIFEEELQQRELGVHRANLEITNTSGPSSKRAMTMLGSEDEQQSLHQRGNTNDPNAQSVSFLPPSLDSDSIADTIKSFFPMGASAQPSSSDMQFQNFPATNLIQRHNCLSQDLRLSLQSFQDPILLHHQSQRPQHHQTPSHHTEHAHSQAQVLLSGIPLGYDGTTGWPEHHTQQAEFNRFQRFSGWNAGGDSAAGSGGAATAAGYLFNSPPAPQPLLQQLFGQNQFSSQRGPLQSSNTPSIRAWMDPSAISIGTADHNQQQHHYPAVLPIYPSSMSGIGFATGVGGFSGFHIPARIQGDEEEHDGYSDKPSSASSDSRH, translated from the exons ATGGAAGAGCGCAACCATCACCACCAAACCTCATCGAGATTAGGTCCAAGAAACCCTGGGGGAGAGATAGTAGAGGTACAAGGCGGGCACATTGTGAGGTCCATAGGCAGAAAAGACCGCCACAGTAAAGTTTGCACGGCAAAAGGCCCCAGGGACCGCCGAGTGCGCCTCGCTGCGCATACAGCCATCCAATTCTATGACGTTCAAGACCGCCTCGGCTATGACCGCCCCAGCAAGGCCGTGGATTGGCTCATCAAGAAGGCAAAAGCTTCCATCGATGAGCTTGCGCAGCTGCCTGCCTGGGACCCTATCACCACCTCGGCACCTAATACAACTTTTGAACAAGATGAATCCCAGGAAACGCTCAAAGAAG CAGAAATTTTTGAAGAAGAGCTGCAGCAACGAGAGCTTGGTGTGCACCGGGCTAATTTGGAGATTACTAATACTTCCGGCCCTTCAAGTAAAAGGGCAATGACGATGCTAGGAAGCGAAGATGAGCAGCAAAGCTTGCACCAGAGAGGCAATACTAATGACCCTAATGCACAAAGTGTAAGCTTTTTGCCTCCTTCTTTGGACTCTGATTCAATTGCTGATACCATCAAGTCATTCTTTCCAATGGGTGCTTCCGCGCAACCTAGTTCATCAGATATGCAGTTTCAGAATTTCCCAGCTACGAATTTGATTCAAAGACACAATTGCTTAAGCCAAGATCTACGGCTTTCGTTGCAGTCATTCCAAGATCCAATTTTGCTCCACCACCAAAGTCAACGGCCTCAGCATCATCAGACCCCCAGCCACCACACAGAACATGCTCATTCACAAGCGCAAGTTCTGCTGAGTGGAATTCCGCTGGGGTATGATGGAACCACTGGTTGGCCAGAGCACCACACGCAGCAGGCAGAATTCAATCGCTTCCAGAGGTTTTCAGGTTGGAATGCCGGTGGAGATAGTGCTGCTGGGAGTGGTGGAGCCGCCACGGCTGCAGGATACTTGTTCAATTCACCACCAGCGCCACAGCCGCTGCTGCAGCAGCTGTTTGGCCAAAATCAGTTTTCTTCACAGAGGGGACCCCTTCAGTCCAGTAACACACCTTCGATTCGTGCATGGATGGACCCATCAGCGATATCAATTGGCACTGCCGATCACAATCAACAGCAACACCATTATCCAGCAGTTTTGCCAATTTATCCATCATCAATGTCTGGCATTGGATTTGCcacaggagttggtggattctCCGGGTTTCATATTCCTGCACGAATTCAAGGTGATGAAGAGGAGCATGATGGCTATTCTGACAAGCCATCCTCTGCTTCTTCTGATTCTCGTCACTGA